Proteins found in one Bacillus sp. BGMRC 2118 genomic segment:
- the yqfD gene encoding sporulation protein YqfD, with product MKNQWTIFFSGHVKVKIVGKGIERFINQCVRNQIVIWEVTRQSDQTITCSLHLKDIHKLRRIVRTSDCKLSFEGGRGLPFLFKKALYNIGFVAGALSFLFILFVLSNMVWGIEIEGAEPETEYKIRKELDAIGVEKGKFQFVLKDVNEIQKHLSETINAITWVGVELNGTTYHFQVVEKTQPKEQEFYSPRHLVARKEGVISNMFIEEGQPVVTVNDFVKKGDLLVSGFIGKEGQTEVVSARGKVMGETWWDAKVEVPLKTTFNVLTGKTKTTHYIQLFNITIPVWGFGKHEFKQVETTYQEKPFYFISWKLPIGYNKKIIRESETVERAYTKEEAIKVGIKDGRKDLKKSLSEDAVIKGEKILQQTVENGKVKLLLLYNVIEEISVVQPIIQGD from the coding sequence ATGAAGAATCAGTGGACAATCTTTTTTTCTGGTCATGTAAAGGTAAAAATCGTAGGAAAGGGTATAGAACGTTTTATTAATCAGTGTGTCCGAAATCAAATTGTCATCTGGGAAGTAACAAGACAGTCGGATCAAACCATCACATGCTCCCTTCATCTAAAGGATATACATAAATTAAGAAGAATCGTGAGGACAAGTGATTGTAAATTATCGTTTGAAGGAGGGAGAGGACTTCCTTTTCTTTTTAAAAAGGCACTTTATAATATTGGATTTGTAGCAGGTGCATTAAGTTTTTTATTTATTTTATTTGTTCTTTCAAATATGGTTTGGGGCATTGAGATTGAGGGGGCTGAGCCCGAGACCGAATATAAAATTAGAAAAGAATTAGATGCCATTGGTGTGGAAAAAGGGAAATTTCAATTTGTGCTGAAGGATGTTAATGAAATTCAAAAGCATCTATCAGAGACGATAAATGCCATTACATGGGTTGGTGTGGAGTTAAATGGGACGACCTATCATTTTCAAGTTGTGGAGAAGACTCAACCAAAAGAGCAGGAATTTTATAGTCCAAGACACTTAGTAGCGAGAAAAGAAGGCGTTATTTCGAATATGTTTATTGAAGAAGGGCAGCCTGTTGTCACAGTCAATGATTTTGTCAAAAAAGGGGACTTGCTTGTATCAGGATTTATTGGAAAAGAGGGACAAACGGAAGTTGTGAGTGCAAGAGGAAAAGTAATGGGGGAAACATGGTGGGATGCCAAAGTAGAGGTGCCTTTAAAAACAACATTTAATGTGTTAACTGGTAAGACAAAAACAACTCACTATATTCAGTTATTTAATATAACGATTCCAGTTTGGGGATTTGGAAAGCATGAGTTTAAACAAGTGGAAACAACTTATCAAGAAAAACCATTTTATTTTATAAGTTGGAAACTGCCAATTGGGTATAATAAAAAAATAATTAGAGAAAGTGAAACTGTTGAAAGAGCTTACACAAAAGAAGAAGCGATTAAAGTTGGGATTAAAGATGGTCGTAAAGATTTAAAGAAATCACTGAGTGAAGATGCAGTGATTAAAGGTGAAAAGATTTTACAACAAACTGTAGAGAATGGTAAAGTTAAATTATTACTACTTTACAATGTTATAGAAGAAATATCAGTAGTTCAACCAATCATCCAAGGAGACTGA
- a CDS encoding PhoH family protein: MPEQFITINQQLDNPNEAIALFGNQDSHLKRMEELLGVTIVTRGESVLVSTDSEKYELVEGILAGLLQVIRKGISITERDVIYAIQLAEAGKMDEFLHLYDEEITKNARGKSIRIKTLGQRQYINAIRKNDLVFGIGPAGTGKTYLAVVMAVTALKNGFVKKIILTRPAVEAGESLGFLPGDLKEKVDPYLRPLYDALHDVLGQEHTLRMIERGTIEIAPLAYMRGRTLDDAFVILDEAQNTTAAQMKMFLTRLGFGSKMVITGDVSQVDLPKGVQSGLAVTQKILNGVNGISFIYLEQSDVVRHPLVQKIIQAYEELD, translated from the coding sequence ATGCCAGAACAATTCATAACCATAAACCAGCAATTAGATAATCCAAATGAAGCAATTGCATTATTCGGGAATCAAGATTCACATTTAAAAAGAATGGAAGAACTTCTAGGAGTAACGATCGTAACAAGAGGAGAGTCTGTTCTTGTGTCAACTGATTCCGAAAAGTACGAGCTTGTAGAAGGAATCTTAGCTGGGCTTCTTCAAGTAATACGTAAAGGAATCTCCATCACAGAAAGAGATGTTATTTACGCGATACAATTAGCAGAAGCAGGAAAAATGGATGAATTTCTACACTTATACGATGAAGAAATTACGAAAAATGCTCGTGGTAAGTCAATTCGTATTAAAACATTAGGTCAAAGGCAATATATTAATGCTATTAGAAAGAACGATTTAGTTTTTGGAATTGGTCCTGCGGGTACAGGGAAAACATATTTAGCCGTTGTAATGGCCGTAACTGCTCTGAAAAACGGATTTGTGAAGAAAATTATCTTAACTAGACCAGCTGTTGAGGCGGGGGAAAGTCTTGGCTTTTTACCAGGAGATCTTAAGGAAAAGGTGGATCCATACTTACGCCCTTTATATGATGCCCTGCACGATGTGTTGGGTCAGGAGCATACGCTTCGAATGATTGAAAGAGGGACTATTGAAATTGCTCCATTAGCATATATGCGTGGTCGTACATTGGATGATGCCTTTGTCATTTTGGATGAAGCACAAAACACAACAGCTGCCCAAATGAAGATGTTCTTAACAAGACTTGGATTCGGTTCAAAAATGGTTATTACAGGGGATGTATCCCAAGTGGATTTACCGAAAGGTGTTCAGTCAGGTCTTGCAGTGACACAAAAGATACTAAATGGTGTTAATGGAATTTCCTTTATCTATCTGGAGCAATCTGATGTAGTAAGACATCCGCTTGTCCAAAAAATAATTCAGGCATATGAAGAATTAGACTAA
- a CDS encoding HD family phosphohydrolase, which produces MFFAMFSNIRPEKLNLVRFSEAEKTIVSPELILDEHSTSLKKNEAREQVSDIYSLKKDYAQNQIDVIDAVFKGITEVEEKLKTQIESQPSDPEEQQVSIEQKLAQIPIKEKIDILNTILPEEVQIHKEVSTDSLGAFFTATPEQRIVARDSAVTAVNNIMSKRIEIPEIDAARQKVDSELRYVNIGSTLKSALIELSKLAIVPNVVFDKEATETARQNASDEVEPVYILQGQILVREGEKITQEIYRQLGLAGLLKDKDTNLPFIGLAILILLLISSKYFYFKDTKTNEVKYTTIFILICSITIILMKIISLFPKINYSDIGYVVPVAMGAILIKLLINERIALLSSMIFSICGSIIFNGGISGTFNFSIGIYFLTSCIAGIIFLGKHNHRSKILQTGLLVGLINFILISALVMLKNSEIVTLQAVSYFTMSLFSGMISAVLAIGLMPFFETGFGILSSMRLIELSNPNHPLLRKILTETPGTYHHSVMVANLSDAACEAIGANGLLARVGSYYHDIGKTKRPRFFIENQLNMENPHDKISPQLSKTIIVSHATDGAEMLRQHRMPKEIVDIAEQHHGTTLLKYFYHKATQNSEKEVMESEFRYVGPKARSKEAAVIGIADSVEAAVRSMNAPSPQKIESIINNIIKDRLQDGQFDECDITMKELDTVAKSLFETLQGIFHSRIEYPEVTKQKVKEV; this is translated from the coding sequence TTGTTCTTTGCGATGTTCAGTAATATACGTCCTGAAAAGTTGAATTTAGTCCGATTTTCGGAAGCAGAGAAAACCATCGTTTCACCTGAGTTAATTTTGGATGAACATAGTACGTCACTTAAGAAAAACGAGGCACGCGAACAAGTAAGTGATATTTATTCATTGAAAAAAGACTATGCTCAGAATCAAATTGATGTAATCGATGCTGTGTTTAAAGGAATTACAGAAGTGGAAGAAAAATTAAAAACACAAATCGAATCACAGCCTTCTGATCCGGAAGAACAACAAGTGTCTATTGAGCAGAAACTCGCACAAATCCCGATTAAAGAAAAGATTGATATACTCAATACAATTTTGCCAGAAGAAGTTCAAATACATAAGGAAGTATCTACAGATTCTTTAGGAGCCTTCTTTACAGCTACTCCTGAACAGCGTATCGTGGCGCGTGACAGCGCAGTAACGGCTGTTAACAATATTATGTCAAAACGTATTGAGATACCAGAAATTGATGCTGCACGTCAGAAGGTCGATAGTGAACTTAGATATGTGAATATTGGTTCAACACTAAAGTCAGCGTTAATAGAGCTTAGTAAGCTGGCAATTGTTCCGAACGTCGTTTTCGATAAGGAAGCCACGGAGACAGCAAGACAAAATGCCAGTGACGAGGTAGAACCAGTTTATATTCTACAGGGTCAAATATTAGTCAGAGAAGGGGAAAAAATTACACAGGAAATTTACCGTCAACTAGGATTAGCAGGACTATTAAAAGATAAAGACACGAATCTCCCATTCATTGGATTAGCTATCTTAATATTGTTGCTAATCAGCTCTAAATATTTCTATTTTAAAGATACAAAAACGAATGAGGTAAAGTACACAACCATCTTTATTTTGATATGTTCAATCACAATCATATTAATGAAGATTATTAGCCTGTTTCCTAAAATCAACTATTCAGATATTGGGTATGTAGTGCCAGTTGCAATGGGTGCGATTTTAATTAAACTATTAATTAATGAACGAATTGCACTACTATCAAGTATGATATTTTCAATATGTGGAAGTATTATCTTTAACGGTGGTATTTCTGGTACATTTAACTTTTCAATTGGTATATATTTTTTAACTAGTTGTATTGCGGGTATTATTTTCTTAGGAAAACATAACCACCGTTCGAAAATATTACAAACAGGTTTACTAGTGGGGCTAATCAATTTTATTTTAATATCTGCTTTGGTAATGCTAAAAAATAGTGAAATTGTTACCTTGCAAGCTGTTTCCTATTTCACCATGTCCTTATTCTCAGGGATGATTTCAGCTGTGCTGGCAATCGGGTTAATGCCATTTTTTGAAACTGGGTTTGGTATATTGTCATCAATGAGATTGATTGAACTCTCTAACCCAAATCATCCTTTGTTAAGGAAAATTTTAACTGAAACACCAGGAACGTATCATCATAGTGTAATGGTTGCTAATTTATCAGATGCAGCTTGTGAAGCAATTGGTGCAAATGGATTATTAGCCCGAGTTGGATCTTATTATCATGATATTGGTAAGACAAAGAGACCACGTTTCTTTATTGAAAACCAATTAAACATGGAAAATCCACATGATAAAATTTCACCACAGCTAAGTAAAACAATTATTGTTTCTCATGCAACAGATGGTGCAGAAATGTTGAGACAACACCGGATGCCAAAAGAAATCGTTGATATTGCTGAACAGCATCATGGCACAACTTTACTGAAATATTTTTATCATAAAGCCACTCAAAATAGTGAAAAAGAAGTGATGGAATCAGAATTTCGATATGTAGGTCCAAAAGCGAGGTCTAAAGAGGCTGCTGTAATTGGAATTGCTGATAGTGTTGAGGCCGCGGTTCGTTCAATGAATGCACCATCTCCACAAAAAATTGAAAGTATTATTAATAACATTATTAAAGACAGACTTCAGGATGGTCAGTTTGATGAATGTGATATAACAATGAAAGAATTAGATACAGTGGCAAAGTCATTGTTTGAAACATTACAAGGAATATTCCATTCTAGAATTGAATACCCAGAAGTTACAAAACAGAAGGTGAAAGAAGTATGA
- the ybeY gene encoding rRNA maturation RNase YbeY has translation MTIMIDFMDETNEVKNEDIRLLEKLLEFAAQLENVHDAELSVTFVDNERIQEINREYRDKDQPTDVISFAMEELGEGEVEIIGDSIPKHLGDIIISIPRTIEQAEEYGHSFHRELGFLTVHGFLHLLGYDHMNEEDEKKMFTRQDEILSEYGLVR, from the coding sequence ATGACAATTATGATTGATTTTATGGATGAAACAAACGAAGTAAAAAATGAAGATATTAGGCTCCTTGAAAAACTGCTAGAATTCGCTGCACAACTTGAAAATGTTCATGATGCGGAACTAAGTGTTACGTTTGTTGATAATGAGCGGATTCAGGAAATTAATAGAGAATACCGTGATAAAGACCAGCCGACTGATGTAATATCTTTTGCAATGGAGGAATTAGGAGAGGGAGAGGTTGAAATAATCGGTGACTCTATTCCAAAACATTTAGGAGATATTATTATTTCTATACCACGCACGATAGAACAAGCAGAAGAATATGGACATTCATTTCATCGTGAACTAGGATTTTTAACCGTACACGGATTTCTGCATTTACTTGGATATGATCATATGAATGAAGAAGATGAAAAAAAGATGTTTACAAGGCAGGATGAAATACTGAGCGAATATGGATTAGTAAGATGA